The following proteins are co-located in the Engraulis encrasicolus isolate BLACKSEA-1 chromosome 2, IST_EnEncr_1.0, whole genome shotgun sequence genome:
- the tnfsf14 gene encoding tumor necrosis factor ligand superfamily member 14 → MSSSWPAGHEYPPRLPKVVVYTHSSYPPPLPPKPVKKRTRGTSMAQSLLMGLVILTLSGMVIGACLIYDLYQRQAMYAKDTPQLDSQKQVQVTTPDPLSNPMAHVIGTKKPGKDGVMVWEAVEMPDRIDEVTMHGVKYDNGRLIILKEGYYKIYSKLYLKDPINHMILHSIVKETTRYPKEIVILRSKKFRRKGERSDTTNSYLAGVFHLIANDAIFVKVNNHTDVILDKSADNYFGLYML, encoded by the exons ATGTCCAGTTCTTGGCCGGCTGGCCACGAGTATCCTCCACGTCTACCGAAGGTGGTGGTGTACACGCACAGCTCTTACCCTCCCCCACTGCCCCCAAAGCCGGTGAAGAAGAGGACGAGAGGGACGAGCATGGCCCAGTCCCTGCTGATGGGCCTGGTGATCCTGACCCTGAGTGGAATGGTGATCGGGGCCTGCCTCATCTACGACCTCTACCAGAGACAGGCTATG TATGCGAAAGACACTCCTCAGTTGGATTCCCAAA AGCAAGTTCAAGTCACGACTCCCGATCCCCTCTCAAACCCAATGGCACATGTGATAG GCACAAAGAAACCTGGCAAAGATGGAGTCATGGTCTGGGAAGCTGTTGAGATGCCTGACCGAATTGATGAAGTTACCATGCATGGCGTGAAATACGACAATGGAAGGCTTATCATTCTGAAGGAGGGCTACTACAAAATCTACTCCAAGCTGTACCTGAAAGATCCCATAAATCACATGATCCTGCACTCCATTGTAAAGGAGACAACCCGCTACCCAAAGGAAATAGTTATTTTGCGTTCAAAAAAATTCCGCCGCAAAGGAGAACGTTCAGATACCACCAACAGCTATTTGGCAGGAGTGTTCCATCTCATTGCAAATGATGCTATTTTTGTGAAGGTGAACAACCACACAGACGTCATACTGGACAAGTCTGCTGATAACTACTTTGGTCTCTACATGCTGTAA